The Nocardia terpenica nucleotide sequence CTGATTTCGACATTGGGGAGGTCGCACATGCGGCGGAGGTGCCGGAGTTGGCCCGCGGTCACGTCGGGGCCGCCGATTCGGTGCCACAGCAGCGATTCGGTGATCACGGCCTCCAGGCACACCGGGGATTCCGGGCGGGTGAGCAGGGCCTGGCGGGCGGTGCGGACCGCGACCCGGCGGTCCATCTCCGTCGTCGGCATCTGCGCCCGCGCGCCCGCGAGCACCGCCCGGGTGTACGCCTCGGTCTGCAACAGGCCGGGGACCAGCTCGTTCTCGTAGGTGAGCAGGCGGCTGGCCGCCTCCTCCAGGCCGATGTACACCTCGAAGCCCTCCGCGATGACGTCACTGTATTCGGTCCACCACCCACGGGCCTTGGTCTCGCGCGCCAGTGCGGTGAGCGGTGCGATGAGATCGGCTGGGGCGCCGTAGATCTTGCACATCGCCTCGACGTCGAGCCCGCGCAGCGAGGTCTGGCCGGTCTCGATCCGCCAGATCTTGGCCTCCGACCATTCCAGTCGCTGCGCCGCCACCCGCGTGGTCATGCGGGCACGATTGCGCAGGTCGCGCAGCTGTCGCCCCAATTGCCGCCGCGGCATCGTGGAACCGGTGATCCCGTGCGGTAAAGCCATGCTTCCCCCTCCGTCCCGTGCGCCGATCGTACTCGCTCTTCGCGGCCCACCGAACGGCAAAAGTCCTTACGCCGTAGCCGGATTGGACATCCGGCTAGTAAACGGATTGTTGCACAACAAAACGAGGAGTCCATACCGTCCGTGTCGCAGTCACGCCAACGTCACAGGCACGACCGGGGCGCAGTTGCGACACAGGCTATTTGCGCGGCGGGCGGCGGCGGAATCGCCAGAATTGCACCGCGCGAACGTCCTCCGAGAGTTGGTTGACCGGTTCGGCCACCTCCGACAGCGCCCGGAACAGGTCGTCGGCCAGATCGTTGATGTGCTCCACCCGGCTGGCCAGTCGAGAGGCGTTCACCAGGAATTCGAGCGCCAGCCGCACCGCGGCCGCGATGGTCAGCCCGAGCGGCACCGCCACCACCAGCGCGAAGACCAGCCCGAGGGCCATCGACAGGTGCCACAGCAGCACGGTCAGCACGATCGGCACACCTCCGGCGAATGCCAGGCCGAGCAGATAGGCCAGCGGCAGCAAGGTGCTGGTTGCCGGGCGCCGGAACTGTACGTCGACGAGCGCGCGCAGGGCGGCGACGCACCACGCCGCGAAGGCGCTCGGGCTGCGGAACGGTTCGGGGGGCTGTGCCTCGCGCTCTCCGACGTGCTGCGACAGGCGGCGGCTCGCGGGCTCGCGCCAAGCGAGCCAACGAGGTTCGACCTCGAAGTCGCCGAGATCCTCACCCATGCCGGACCCGCCGGGATCCTCACTCATGCGCAAATCCTCCCCCCGCGCTCCCCCACCGGCAATCGACGAAAGTCGCGGCCCGGCACTCTCATCCGGCTCTCGAGCAACTCGCAGCAGCAACGCATTTGCATCGCAGGTCCGCAGACGACCGTATGGAGCGTGACCGAACGGGACT carries:
- a CDS encoding DUF4282 domain-containing protein, producing MSEDPGGSGMGEDLGDFEVEPRWLAWREPASRRLSQHVGEREAQPPEPFRSPSAFAAWCVAALRALVDVQFRRPATSTLLPLAYLLGLAFAGGVPIVLTVLLWHLSMALGLVFALVVAVPLGLTIAAAVRLALEFLVNASRLASRVEHINDLADDLFRALSEVAEPVNQLSEDVRAVQFWRFRRRPPRK
- a CDS encoding helix-turn-helix domain-containing protein, producing MALPHGITGSTMPRRQLGRQLRDLRNRARMTTRVAAQRLEWSEAKIWRIETGQTSLRGLDVEAMCKIYGAPADLIAPLTALARETKARGWWTEYSDVIAEGFEVYIGLEEAASRLLTYENELVPGLLQTEAYTRAVLAGARAQMPTTEMDRRVAVRTARQALLTRPESPVCLEAVITESLLWHRIGGPDVTAGQLRHLRRMCDLPNVEISLIPTGSGYHEGMDSGRFVLLEFPDNGTEAPEPPVVYVETFTGSAYFDKDHDIDRYRAAFTNIKSVSTDARPTIEAALASL